From one Idiomarina sp. X4 genomic stretch:
- a CDS encoding SIMPL domain-containing protein, which translates to MTKSYLKSSVLSVCLLVLTAGFHQVTQAAEQRITATGNGSVNAVPDLMRVTFWVEERGNKLSSQKTVVDNTTERLLSDLLKKDVAEKDIQSYQLQIYPQYEQDSDGKTKQSGFIVRREIKVTLRNPENYDNVIDLALSRGVTRVGQIQFEISNQQALYQQALIQAYKQAQMKSEQLAETAGLALTGTLSITERSISRPFMMQMAEASVRSDKVSLPGQQTIEASVEVVFSVKNVQNKSN; encoded by the coding sequence ATGACCAAGAGTTACTTAAAATCAAGCGTTCTTTCGGTTTGTCTGTTAGTTCTTACAGCCGGATTCCACCAAGTCACTCAAGCAGCAGAGCAGCGTATCACGGCAACTGGCAATGGCAGCGTCAACGCGGTGCCAGATTTAATGCGAGTGACGTTTTGGGTTGAGGAGCGTGGCAATAAGCTCAGCTCACAAAAGACGGTGGTCGACAATACCACTGAACGCCTATTAAGCGATTTATTAAAAAAAGACGTAGCCGAAAAAGACATCCAGTCTTATCAGCTGCAAATATACCCTCAGTACGAACAGGACTCTGACGGTAAAACCAAACAAAGTGGCTTTATCGTGCGACGAGAAATAAAGGTCACTCTCCGTAACCCTGAAAACTATGACAACGTGATTGATTTAGCATTGTCTCGGGGCGTCACCCGGGTTGGACAAATTCAGTTTGAAATTAGTAACCAACAGGCGCTTTATCAGCAAGCACTCATTCAGGCCTATAAACAGGCACAAATGAAATCGGAGCAGTTGGCTGAAACCGCTGGTCTTGCTCTCACCGGAACGTTAAGCATTACCGAGCGCTCAATTTCACGCCCTTTCATGATGCAAATGGCAGAAGCTAGCGTTCGCTCGGACAAAGTGTCGCTGCCGGGTCAACAAACAATAGAGGCATCCGTTGAGGTCGTTTTTTCTGTCAAAAACGTACAAAATAAAAGCAACTAA
- a CDS encoding regulatory protein RecX yields MGESSEEYDENALRDSVFRLLGRREHSYQELQRKLIQKRWPTKMVDEILADFKEKGWQSDERFAEIFIREKVSQKQGRLKILAQATQQKGLSIELVERLLEEMEIDWFSLCSELKERRFGDEPPKDQKQWMKQVRFLQQRGFNSEQIFACVNRPES; encoded by the coding sequence ATGGGTGAAAGTTCAGAAGAATATGATGAAAACGCACTGCGAGACTCGGTGTTTCGCCTGTTAGGTCGCCGTGAACATAGCTATCAGGAGCTACAACGAAAGCTAATTCAAAAGCGCTGGCCCACTAAAATGGTGGACGAGATATTGGCGGACTTTAAAGAAAAGGGCTGGCAAAGCGACGAGCGGTTTGCCGAAATCTTTATACGTGAAAAGGTGTCTCAAAAGCAAGGGCGGCTTAAAATTCTGGCGCAAGCTACCCAGCAAAAAGGGTTGTCGATAGAGCTTGTCGAGCGGCTATTGGAAGAAATGGAAATAGACTGGTTTAGTTTGTGCTCTGAATTGAAGGAGCGTCGTTTTGGCGATGAACCACCGAAAGATCAAAAACAATGGATGAAACAAGTGCGCTTTTTGCAGCAACGAGGCTTTAACTCAGAGCAAATATTTGCTTGTGTCAATCGACCAGAGAGCTAG
- a CDS encoding agmatine deiminase family protein has translation MKGSAKRWLADFSGNQRLLLAWPYRKDVWRDNAVPAREIIAELVRLVSHYTPVTLLVHPDYLDSIPTGLNEYCSVTMERYDDIWLRDTLPLWLYQNEETSGCVFQFDGWGGVQSAVQFDKSLASQVSSKLRRPLSTQALISEGGAFTHNGEGTWLVSLSSIMQRNASFSKEAIKSKLTDYFSGESLYFFEGALVADETHGHMDNMALFLNENTLIYAATSDSRHPDYKTCMRIAEFVKQLPDSIRKVPVPLPKPQRPTTGERDDLEQLQTSLNRTEEVPLLCSYINVLQTDSVVIVPEFDLPSDAEALSVIRKAVGDKTVLSAPARELVLGGGGLHCISHNLAGLRNDQTLAP, from the coding sequence ATGAAGGGCTCTGCAAAGCGTTGGTTAGCAGATTTCTCTGGTAATCAACGTTTATTATTAGCGTGGCCTTATCGTAAAGACGTTTGGCGAGATAATGCGGTGCCTGCTCGCGAAATTATTGCTGAGTTAGTGCGTCTGGTCAGTCACTATACCCCTGTCACATTACTGGTTCACCCGGACTACCTGGACTCTATACCAACCGGGCTGAATGAATATTGTTCTGTTACCATGGAGCGATACGATGATATTTGGCTACGTGATACGTTGCCGCTATGGCTTTATCAGAATGAAGAAACGTCTGGTTGTGTCTTTCAATTTGATGGCTGGGGCGGTGTGCAGTCAGCGGTGCAGTTTGATAAAAGCTTAGCGTCGCAAGTTTCCTCAAAATTAAGGCGTCCGTTATCGACACAAGCGCTGATTAGCGAAGGTGGGGCTTTTACGCATAATGGTGAGGGTACTTGGTTGGTTAGCTTGTCCAGCATCATGCAGCGTAATGCTAGCTTCTCGAAAGAAGCTATTAAGAGTAAGTTAACGGACTACTTTTCGGGCGAATCCCTGTATTTCTTTGAAGGAGCGCTGGTAGCCGATGAAACCCATGGCCATATGGATAATATGGCGTTGTTTCTTAATGAAAACACCCTTATCTATGCCGCAACCAGCGACAGTAGGCACCCTGACTATAAGACTTGTATGCGAATAGCGGAGTTTGTCAAACAGCTGCCGGATTCTATTCGGAAAGTGCCGGTTCCGTTACCTAAACCACAACGACCTACTACTGGCGAGCGCGACGATCTGGAGCAGCTCCAAACCAGTTTAAATAGAACCGAAGAGGTTCCTTTACTATGCAGTTATATTAATGTGCTTCAGACAGACTCTGTTGTAATCGTGCCCGAATTTGACTTACCTTCAGACGCTGAAGCATTGTCGGTAATACGAAAAGCGGTTGGTGATAAAACGGTACTGAGTGCACCGGCTCGGGAATTGGTGCTTGGCGGTGGTGGATTGCACTGCATTAGTCACAATCTTGCGGGCTTACGCAATGACCAAACGTTGGCGCCCTGA
- a CDS encoding L-threonylcarbamoyladenylate synthase has translation MSQFFEIHPENPQARLIQQAVQIIRQSGVVVYPTDSGYAIGCQIGDKAAADRICRIRDIDKEHNFTLMCRDLSELSTYARVDNDAFRLLKNNTPGPYTFILKGTKEVPKRLLNPKRKTIGIRVPTNRIAMALLEELNEPLMSTSLILGDGELAESDPEEIRDKLEKLVDLIVDGGHLGEQPTTVVDLSEGAPVIRREGSGETEPFDF, from the coding sequence ATGAGTCAATTTTTTGAAATTCATCCGGAAAATCCTCAGGCGCGTCTAATTCAGCAAGCCGTACAAATTATTCGCCAGAGCGGGGTGGTGGTTTACCCAACCGACTCAGGCTACGCCATTGGTTGCCAAATTGGTGATAAGGCCGCTGCCGACCGTATTTGTCGAATTCGCGATATCGATAAAGAGCACAACTTTACGTTGATGTGCCGTGATCTCTCGGAATTATCAACTTATGCCCGCGTCGACAACGATGCGTTCCGCTTACTGAAAAACAACACGCCGGGACCATACACCTTCATTTTAAAAGGCACGAAAGAGGTGCCCAAGCGTCTGTTGAACCCAAAACGGAAAACCATTGGCATTCGTGTACCAACCAACCGCATTGCAATGGCGCTTTTAGAAGAACTTAATGAGCCGTTAATGTCGACCAGTCTTATTCTCGGGGATGGGGAACTGGCAGAGTCTGACCCTGAAGAAATTCGCGATAAACTTGAGAAATTAGTCGACTTAATTGTTGATGGCGGTCACTTAGGGGAACAACCGACTACGGTTGTTGATCTGTCAGAAGGAGCGCCGGTGATACGTCGTGAAGGCTCTGGTGAGACAGAACCATTTGACTTTTAA
- a CDS encoding segregation and condensation protein A has translation MAEQQSLPLGFVRGEPVIEKPEDLYIPPDALEVILDSFSGPMDLLLYLIRKQKLDIVDMPILTITRQYVEYVEMMKELKLELAADYLVMAAILAEIKSRLLLPKPPQEDDEEEDPRAELVRRLKEYEAIREGAEYIDGQPQVGRDILLSEVATDAREHVITPPPEVTIEDLTLAFSRVLQQVELNAHHHIQREQLSTRQRMSQVIELLSEKKYVAFSQLFKRSEGRAGAVVSFLAILELVKESMVELSQVEPMSDIRISLRNRQQDESVTA, from the coding sequence ATGGCTGAACAACAGTCGTTACCACTGGGGTTTGTTCGTGGTGAGCCGGTTATTGAAAAACCGGAAGATCTCTACATTCCTCCCGACGCACTGGAAGTGATTTTGGACTCTTTCAGTGGCCCTATGGACTTGCTGTTGTACTTAATTCGCAAGCAAAAGCTCGATATTGTCGATATGCCCATTTTGACCATTACCCGACAGTACGTTGAGTACGTGGAAATGATGAAAGAGCTGAAGCTGGAGTTGGCGGCGGACTATTTGGTGATGGCGGCGATATTGGCGGAAATTAAAAGCCGATTGCTGTTGCCGAAGCCACCGCAGGAAGATGATGAAGAGGAAGATCCGCGAGCAGAGCTGGTGCGGCGCTTAAAGGAGTATGAGGCGATACGCGAAGGGGCGGAGTATATTGACGGACAACCGCAGGTTGGTCGGGATATTTTATTAAGCGAAGTGGCAACTGATGCGCGCGAGCATGTGATAACACCACCACCCGAAGTAACCATCGAAGACTTAACGCTTGCGTTTAGCCGGGTGTTGCAGCAGGTTGAACTCAATGCCCATCATCATATTCAACGTGAGCAGCTGTCGACCCGTCAACGAATGAGTCAGGTTATTGAGCTGTTGTCAGAAAAAAAGTACGTTGCCTTCAGTCAGTTGTTCAAACGTTCAGAGGGACGTGCGGGCGCAGTGGTCAGTTTTTTAGCAATTTTAGAACTTGTGAAGGAATCAATGGTAGAATTGTCACAAGTTGAACCCATGAGTGATATTCGTATCAGCTTGAGAAATCGTCAGCAGGATGAATCCGTTACAGCTTAA
- a CDS encoding PHP domain-containing protein: MTLYDLHCHSTHSDGSLSVKELLHRACEYNVDVLALTDHDCIEGIAEAKALIEKEQLPLQFINGVEISCRWESFEIHIVGLNFDPDDEHLKGLLAQQQQRRQERFTAILEKLEKRGVMLSAEECNADGMPTRKHIADTMVAKGIVSHPQKAFDHYIGKGNSAYVTPQWCDIPEAIEAIHKAGGQAVLAHPHAYKMSNKWLRRLLIEGKEWGLDGMEVSLSQQSPGHRDTLAKMSQEYGLKASQGSDFHYPGNWRELGKNLCLPADCVPIWEHWSH; this comes from the coding sequence ATGACTTTATATGACCTGCATTGTCATAGTACTCACTCAGACGGCTCTTTATCGGTCAAAGAGCTACTGCACCGTGCCTGTGAGTACAACGTTGATGTACTGGCGTTAACCGATCATGACTGCATTGAAGGGATAGCTGAGGCGAAAGCACTGATCGAAAAAGAACAGTTGCCGCTTCAGTTTATTAACGGCGTGGAAATTAGCTGCCGCTGGGAAAGTTTTGAAATTCATATTGTTGGTTTGAATTTTGACCCTGACGACGAACATTTAAAAGGTTTGCTGGCGCAACAACAGCAACGCCGTCAGGAACGCTTCACTGCGATTTTAGAAAAATTGGAAAAACGCGGTGTTATGTTGTCGGCCGAAGAATGCAACGCCGATGGTATGCCAACTCGCAAACATATCGCTGATACAATGGTTGCAAAAGGCATTGTCAGCCATCCACAAAAGGCCTTTGATCATTATATTGGCAAAGGCAACAGCGCCTATGTTACCCCGCAGTGGTGCGACATTCCGGAGGCTATTGAAGCCATTCATAAGGCGGGTGGTCAGGCAGTGCTGGCGCATCCTCATGCGTACAAAATGTCGAATAAATGGCTGCGTCGTTTGCTGATAGAAGGCAAAGAATGGGGGCTTGATGGCATGGAAGTCAGCTTGAGTCAGCAATCGCCCGGACACCGTGATACGCTTGCTAAAATGAGTCAGGAATATGGTTTAAAAGCGTCTCAGGGCTCTGATTTTCATTACCCGGGTAATTGGCGTGAGCTCGGTAAAAACCTTTGTCTGCCAGCCGACTGTGTGCCAATATGGGAGCATTGGTCACACTAG
- the csrA gene encoding carbon storage regulator CsrA, whose protein sequence is MLILTRRVGETLMIGDDVSVTVLGVKGNQVRIGVNAPKDVSVHREEIYMRIQSEKDDEHDEKE, encoded by the coding sequence ATGCTAATTTTGACACGCCGTGTAGGTGAGACACTAATGATAGGTGATGATGTTTCGGTCACTGTCCTTGGCGTAAAAGGGAACCAAGTACGTATTGGTGTAAATGCCCCGAAGGATGTTTCCGTCCATCGAGAAGAAATTTACATGCGCATTCAGTCTGAAAAAGACGATGAACATGACGAGAAAGAATAA
- the scpB gene encoding SMC-Scp complex subunit ScpB, which yields MNPLQLKQLIEAALFAHPQPLSAEQLYQLLLSEGEASLATVKALLKDLQADYQERGIELVKVASGYRFQTRAELGQRLASLWQEKPQKYSQALLETLALIVYRQPITRGEIEQIRGVSVSSNIIKTLQERNWIKVVGHKEVPGRPQLYASTKEFLDDFNLSDLSELPDIDTLDEDDERTAETAINEREQ from the coding sequence ATGAATCCGTTACAGCTTAAGCAACTAATAGAAGCGGCGTTGTTTGCCCATCCACAGCCATTATCGGCGGAACAGCTTTATCAACTGTTGTTGAGTGAAGGTGAAGCCTCATTGGCTACGGTTAAAGCGTTGTTGAAAGACTTGCAAGCGGATTATCAGGAGCGCGGTATTGAGTTAGTCAAAGTCGCCTCTGGTTATCGATTCCAGACGCGTGCAGAATTGGGGCAACGCTTAGCGTCGTTATGGCAGGAAAAACCACAAAAGTATTCTCAGGCCTTGTTGGAAACGCTGGCACTGATTGTCTACAGGCAACCCATTACGCGTGGGGAAATCGAACAAATTCGTGGGGTTAGTGTCAGTAGTAATATTATTAAGACACTACAGGAACGAAACTGGATAAAAGTGGTGGGCCACAAAGAAGTGCCGGGACGTCCACAACTGTATGCCAGTACAAAAGAGTTTTTAGATGATTTTAATTTAAGCGATTTATCCGAATTACCGGATATCGATACGCTTGATGAAGACGATGAACGTACCGCTGAGACAGCGATTAACGAGAGAGAACAGTAA
- the rluB gene encoding 23S rRNA pseudouridine(2605) synthase RluB encodes MTEKLQKVLARSGHGSRREIEAKIAAGRIRVNGMVAQLGERVDADAKVRIDGHEVEIKPEEEVICRVLMYHKPEGELCTRKDPEGRPTVYDRLPRMSGARWVAVGRLDVNTSGLLLFTTDGELANRLMHPSQQVEREYAVRIFGEVDDKMISRLKKGVQLEDGPAHFNSIKPAGGDGMNRWFHVTISEGRNREVRRLWESQEVQVSRLIRVRYGDIPLEQGLPQGGWSEMPLEQVNVLRKQVKLPPEERSFIDPRHQESRQRKFAKIRRATAKHRQHKKTDKRRK; translated from the coding sequence ATGACCGAAAAGTTACAAAAGGTATTAGCCCGCTCAGGACATGGTTCCAGACGAGAAATTGAAGCCAAAATTGCGGCTGGACGCATTCGTGTCAACGGAATGGTCGCACAGCTGGGCGAGCGAGTTGATGCAGACGCAAAAGTTCGTATAGATGGTCATGAAGTTGAAATAAAGCCTGAAGAAGAGGTTATCTGCCGGGTTTTGATGTACCACAAGCCCGAAGGCGAATTGTGTACGCGCAAAGATCCAGAAGGGCGCCCTACGGTATATGATCGTTTACCGCGCATGAGCGGCGCACGTTGGGTTGCCGTTGGCAGGTTGGATGTTAATACTTCGGGCTTACTGTTATTTACTACCGATGGTGAATTAGCTAATCGGTTAATGCATCCTAGCCAGCAGGTTGAGCGTGAATACGCTGTACGTATTTTCGGTGAAGTCGACGATAAAATGATAAGTCGTCTTAAAAAGGGCGTACAGTTAGAAGACGGCCCAGCGCACTTTAATTCGATAAAGCCTGCCGGTGGTGATGGCATGAACCGCTGGTTCCACGTAACCATTAGCGAAGGTCGTAATCGTGAAGTGCGCCGTTTGTGGGAATCACAGGAAGTTCAGGTGAGTCGCCTTATTCGTGTTCGCTACGGTGATATTCCGCTTGAGCAGGGATTACCGCAAGGTGGCTGGTCGGAAATGCCGCTGGAGCAGGTGAATGTGTTGAGGAAGCAAGTGAAACTGCCGCCTGAAGAGCGTTCATTTATCGATCCGCGGCACCAGGAGTCCAGACAGCGAAAATTTGCCAAAATACGCCGGGCAACAGCAAAACATCGTCAACATAAGAAGACTGATAAGCGTCGCAAATAA
- the alaS gene encoding alanine--tRNA ligase, producing the protein MSMNSAQIRETFLSYFAKRGHERVPSASMIPGNDPTLLFTNAGMVPFKDVFLGTDKRRYDKATSAQRCLRAGGKHNDLENVGYTARHHTFFEMMGNFSFGDYFKKQAIEYAWDFLTSELKLPAEKLWVTVFTEDDEAYDIWAKDIGVPEDRISRIGEEDNFWSMGDTGPCGPCSEVFYDHGPDVWGGPPGTPEEEGDRYIEIWNLVFMQYNRQADGTLESLPNPSIDTGMGLERISAIMQNVHSNYEIDLFQALIQSAAKIIGTDDLDNKSLRVIADHIRSCSFLIADGVMPSNEGRGYVLRRIIRRAVRHGHLLGAKATFFFQLVDELVNQMGDAYPELVEKQAVIKDALEREEQQFARTLERGLAILSDEIRQLDGRVIPGDVVFKLYDTYGFPVDLTADIAREQELTVDEAGFENAMAEQRQRAQQASQFGMDYNEQIKSEHKTAFTGYEQIDGDSKVVELFKEGKPVKSLEAGESGIIVLSETPFYAESGGQTGDTGKLVANGGVFEVTDTQYIGKAIGHHGKALSTIQLNDSVKAEIDAERRENIKRNHSATHLVHAALRNLLGDHVTQKGSLVEADKMRFDFSHFEPVSAEQIAQIEREVNAQIRANLSLETQLMDIEEAKAAGAMALFGEKYDEQVRVVRMGDFSMELCGGTHVRSTGDIGLFRIISESGIASGVRRIEVVTGEAAVRYTQGQQALLNQIAGEVKAKPDNLIEKVQQLLQKQRELERQNDQLQKKLASQAGGGLVSQAVEIGGVKAIIAELDQADPKSLRELVDDLKNQIGSGVVLLGTANGSKVSLIAGVTGDLTAKVKAGDLVNQAANVVGGKGGGRPDMAQAGGSLPEHLNEALATATTWLEQHLS; encoded by the coding sequence ATGAGCATGAACAGTGCCCAAATTCGTGAAACATTTCTCAGTTATTTTGCGAAGCGAGGACACGAAAGAGTGCCTTCGGCATCAATGATACCGGGCAATGACCCAACGTTATTATTTACTAATGCGGGTATGGTGCCGTTTAAAGATGTATTTTTGGGAACCGATAAGCGTCGTTACGACAAAGCAACTTCGGCACAACGTTGTCTGCGTGCCGGCGGTAAACATAATGACCTGGAAAACGTCGGTTATACCGCACGTCATCACACTTTTTTTGAGATGATGGGTAACTTTAGCTTTGGCGACTACTTTAAAAAGCAAGCGATTGAATACGCGTGGGACTTTCTCACCAGTGAGTTGAAACTACCGGCTGAAAAGCTGTGGGTGACTGTTTTTACAGAAGACGATGAAGCTTACGATATCTGGGCAAAAGATATTGGTGTACCGGAAGATCGCATCTCTCGCATTGGTGAGGAAGATAATTTCTGGTCGATGGGTGACACTGGCCCTTGTGGACCATGCTCGGAAGTATTTTACGACCATGGCCCGGATGTTTGGGGCGGTCCTCCGGGTACGCCGGAAGAAGAAGGTGACCGCTACATTGAAATTTGGAACCTGGTTTTCATGCAATATAACCGTCAGGCAGATGGCACGCTTGAGTCTTTGCCAAACCCATCAATCGATACAGGAATGGGGTTGGAGCGTATTTCTGCCATTATGCAGAATGTTCATAGTAACTACGAAATTGATCTGTTTCAGGCCCTTATTCAATCAGCAGCGAAAATTATTGGTACGGACGATTTAGATAATAAATCACTGCGTGTTATTGCGGACCATATTCGTTCATGTTCGTTCTTAATCGCTGACGGCGTGATGCCTTCAAATGAAGGACGCGGCTATGTCTTGCGCCGTATTATTCGCCGTGCAGTGCGACACGGTCACTTACTTGGTGCGAAAGCAACGTTTTTCTTCCAGCTGGTTGATGAGCTTGTTAACCAGATGGGTGACGCGTATCCGGAACTGGTAGAAAAGCAGGCAGTTATTAAAGATGCATTGGAGCGTGAAGAGCAGCAGTTTGCCCGCACGCTTGAGCGTGGTCTGGCAATACTGTCTGATGAGATCAGACAGCTTGATGGCAGAGTTATTCCGGGTGACGTGGTCTTTAAGCTTTACGACACTTATGGCTTCCCGGTTGACTTAACCGCTGACATTGCGCGTGAGCAAGAGCTAACCGTTGATGAAGCAGGTTTTGAAAACGCCATGGCAGAGCAAAGACAAAGAGCACAGCAAGCTTCTCAGTTCGGCATGGACTATAACGAGCAAATTAAGTCCGAGCATAAAACAGCGTTCACAGGCTACGAACAAATAGATGGCGATTCTAAGGTCGTTGAATTGTTCAAAGAAGGAAAACCTGTTAAGAGCTTAGAAGCAGGAGAAAGCGGTATTATTGTGCTGTCAGAAACACCGTTTTATGCAGAAAGCGGCGGCCAAACAGGCGATACCGGTAAATTGGTTGCGAATGGTGGTGTGTTTGAAGTGACTGATACGCAGTATATTGGCAAAGCGATTGGGCACCATGGTAAAGCGTTATCGACCATTCAACTCAATGATTCGGTAAAAGCTGAAATTGATGCTGAGCGCCGTGAAAATATTAAGCGGAATCACTCGGCGACACACTTAGTGCATGCCGCACTGCGAAACTTATTAGGGGATCATGTTACTCAAAAGGGTTCTCTGGTTGAAGCGGATAAAATGCGCTTTGACTTTTCGCACTTTGAGCCGGTTTCAGCAGAGCAAATTGCTCAAATTGAGCGTGAGGTGAATGCGCAAATCCGCGCTAACTTGTCGCTTGAAACTCAGTTAATGGACATTGAAGAAGCAAAAGCCGCTGGCGCAATGGCTTTGTTTGGTGAAAAATACGATGAGCAGGTTCGTGTAGTGCGTATGGGCGACTTCTCAATGGAGTTGTGTGGCGGTACGCACGTTCGTTCTACTGGTGATATCGGTCTGTTCCGTATTATTTCAGAAAGCGGCATAGCGTCCGGCGTTCGTCGTATTGAAGTGGTAACCGGTGAAGCTGCGGTGCGTTATACTCAAGGACAGCAGGCGTTACTGAACCAAATTGCTGGAGAAGTTAAAGCCAAACCAGACAATTTAATTGAGAAAGTTCAGCAGTTACTGCAAAAACAACGTGAATTAGAGCGTCAGAATGATCAATTGCAGAAGAAGCTCGCCTCGCAGGCTGGAGGCGGTTTGGTTTCGCAAGCCGTTGAAATTGGCGGTGTCAAAGCGATTATTGCTGAACTTGATCAAGCAGACCCTAAATCACTGCGTGAATTAGTTGATGACCTGAAGAACCAAATTGGTTCTGGTGTCGTATTACTAGGAACTGCGAATGGCTCAAAAGTGAGTTTGATTGCTGGGGTAACTGGTGATTTAACGGCTAAAGTCAAAGCAGGGGATTTAGTCAATCAAGCCGCTAATGTGGTTGGTGGCAAGGGTGGTGGTCGACCCGATATGGCGCAAGCCGGAGGATCACTGCCTGAACATTTAAATGAAGCCTTGGCTACGGCAACAACTTGGTTAGAGCAGCATTTATCGTAA
- a CDS encoding tetratricopeptide repeat-containing diguanylate cyclase: MRFTYVVLLLLSLPLFAQEWQQQRIDASSNPNEWITKTSQWINQYDQNRQFDKLALAYALQSEAYRYSGNETKLIETVKEGLRFAKLADSNIASALLRINQTWYHLQRGQLQQANASVIYAIEHAKASGNEDLFIEAEILHAQVMQNAGDIAQALEILEELNRDANSSIPKLQVEFHSLIGIIYTDVGAYDIAIEHTKDALEISKKHLGQWDVSVLQYNLARIYQQAGIFPKAKEHFEKALAISHEINDELGVAYAMFRLGTLELEEQHYERAIENFEQALPQFKAAGAHPMEAETRLSKISVYLATKQLKSAKQELQAATSLINTLDSQELSQRIESQWSLYYEQTEQFQQALEHYKRSVDEMKAVQKSRQDKQVQEILVRLEIKEQETTNQLLQKENQLQQLALQEQKTSYYLLVWIIISAILLVVVISAFLIQQWRAHKNFAALALKDDLTQAPNRRAIVQRCKNELEQSHTQNRSLALAVIDFDYFKSINDKFGHDAGDHVLQRFAEVAEDSLREQDGFGRLGGEEWLLLFLDASKEDAERIFNRLQDGLNSEPIEGIPEDYQITFSMGFTEAQPGDSFDDLYKRADDVLYEAKKSGRQRLVIA, from the coding sequence TTGCGGTTCACCTACGTCGTATTGTTGTTACTGTCGTTGCCACTCTTTGCACAAGAGTGGCAACAGCAGCGCATTGACGCAAGCAGTAATCCAAATGAGTGGATAACGAAAACAAGCCAGTGGATAAACCAATATGATCAGAATCGTCAATTTGACAAGCTTGCACTAGCCTATGCACTGCAATCAGAGGCTTATCGTTATTCAGGTAATGAAACCAAGCTCATTGAGACAGTAAAAGAAGGCTTGCGCTTCGCCAAACTGGCAGACTCCAACATTGCATCCGCTCTCCTTCGTATTAACCAAACTTGGTATCACCTCCAACGAGGTCAATTGCAGCAAGCTAACGCTAGCGTGATTTATGCCATTGAGCATGCAAAAGCGTCTGGGAATGAAGACTTATTCATTGAAGCAGAAATTCTCCACGCTCAGGTCATGCAAAATGCAGGGGACATTGCTCAGGCTCTAGAAATTCTCGAAGAACTCAACCGAGACGCCAATAGCTCAATTCCCAAGCTACAAGTCGAGTTCCACTCGCTTATTGGTATTATTTACACCGATGTGGGCGCTTATGATATTGCTATCGAGCACACAAAAGATGCGCTTGAAATAAGCAAAAAACATTTAGGCCAATGGGATGTTTCTGTTCTTCAATACAATCTTGCCCGAATTTATCAGCAAGCAGGTATATTTCCAAAAGCAAAAGAGCACTTTGAGAAAGCACTCGCCATAAGTCATGAAATTAACGATGAGCTAGGGGTGGCTTACGCCATGTTCAGGCTCGGTACACTGGAATTAGAAGAGCAGCACTACGAACGTGCTATTGAAAACTTTGAACAAGCATTACCCCAATTCAAAGCAGCTGGTGCTCACCCGATGGAAGCAGAGACCCGTCTCAGTAAAATTTCAGTCTATTTAGCAACTAAGCAGTTGAAAAGCGCCAAACAAGAATTACAAGCAGCAACATCACTTATCAATACACTTGATAGCCAAGAACTCAGCCAACGTATTGAAAGTCAATGGTCTCTTTACTATGAGCAAACCGAGCAGTTTCAGCAAGCTCTCGAGCACTACAAGCGCTCCGTTGATGAAATGAAAGCGGTGCAAAAAAGTCGTCAGGACAAGCAAGTACAGGAGATTTTAGTTCGTCTCGAAATTAAAGAGCAGGAAACAACGAATCAACTACTCCAAAAAGAGAACCAATTGCAGCAACTCGCATTGCAGGAGCAAAAAACCTCTTATTATTTACTTGTTTGGATAATTATTTCCGCAATATTGTTAGTTGTTGTAATTTCAGCGTTCCTAATACAACAGTGGCGAGCGCATAAAAATTTCGCCGCACTTGCGCTCAAAGATGACTTAACCCAAGCCCCGAACCGAAGAGCCATTGTACAGCGCTGCAAAAATGAACTGGAGCAGTCTCATACTCAAAATCGCAGCCTTGCTCTAGCCGTTATTGATTTTGACTACTTTAAAAGTATCAACGATAAATTTGGCCACGATGCGGGGGACCATGTTCTTCAGCGCTTTGCTGAAGTTGCAGAAGACAGTCTTCGTGAACAAGATGGTTTTGGTCGCTTAGGCGGTGAGGAGTGGTTACTGCTCTTCCTTGATGCCTCCAAAGAAGACGCCGAACGAATCTTCAACCGGCTCCAGGATGGGCTGAATAGCGAGCCGATTGAAGGAATCCCAGAGGACTATCAAATCACCTTTAGCATGGGCTTTACTGAGGCGCAGCCCGGTGACTCCTTTGATGATCTATACAAACGTGCTGATGATGTGCTTTATGAGGCGAAAAAATCAGGGCGCCAACGTTTGGTCATTGCGTAA